The following are encoded in a window of Cervus canadensis isolate Bull #8, Minnesota chromosome 11, ASM1932006v1, whole genome shotgun sequence genomic DNA:
- the POGLUT3 gene encoding protein O-glucosyltransferase 3 isoform X3, with protein MRYRMYETVSKGLKIEVLYGDEHVAQSPYILKGPVYHEYCECPEDDPQAWQKTLSCPDKEPQIEKDFASFPSINLQQMLIEVPKRFGDERGAIVHYTILNNHIYRRSLGKYTDFKMFSDEILLSLARKVLLPDLEFYVNLGDWPLEHRKVNETPGPLPIISWCGSLDSRDVILPTYDITHSTLEALRGVTNDLLSIQGNTGPSWINKTEKAFFRGRDSREERLQLVQLSKENPQLLDAGITGYFFFQEKEKELGKAKLIGFFDFFKYKYQVNVDGTVAAYRYPYLMLGDSLVLKQDSPYYEHFYMALKPWKHYIPIKRNLSDLLEKVEWAKENDEEAKKIAKEGQLTARDLLQPHRLYCYYYRVLQKYAERQLSQPEIRDGMELIPQPDDSASLCQCHRKRPLRQEL; from the exons ATGCGATATAGGATGTATGAAACTGTTAGTAAAGGGCTGAAGATAGAAGTCCTTTATGGTGATGAACACGTTGCTCAGTCTCCCTATATTTTGAAAG GACCAGTGTACCATGAGTACTGTGAGTGTCCAGAAGACGATCCTCAGGCCTGGCAGAAAACTCTGTCTTGTCCAGACAAGGAACCACAGATTGAAAAAGATTTTGCTTCTTTCCCCAGCATTAATCTCCAGCAGATGCTAATTGAAGTTCCGAAAAGGTTTGGGGATGAGAGGGGTGCTATTGTTCATTACACGATTCTCAATAACCACATCTACCGACGATCTTTAGGAAAATACACAGACTTCAAAATGTTCTCAGATGAGATTTTGCTGTCACTGGCAAGAAAG gtccTTCTCCCAGATTTAGAATTTTATGTTAATCTTGGAGACTGGCCTTTAGAGCATCGAAAAGTCAATGAAACCCCTGGCCCTTTACCTATCATTTCATGGTGTGGCTCTCTGGATTCACGAGATGTTATCCTTCCAACATATGACATCACCCACTCCACGCTTGAAGCTTTGAGGGGTGTTACAAATGATCTCCTTTCTATTCAGGGAAATACAG GACCTTCCTGGATCAACAAAACAGAGAAAGCTTTCTTCAGAGGTAGAGATAGCCGAGAGGAGAGGCTCCAGTTGGTGCAGCTGTCCAAGGAAAACCCACAGCTGCTAGATGCAGGAATCACAGGATATTTCTTcttccaagagaaagaaaaggagctcGGAAAAGCTAAATTGATAGGTTTCTTTGACTTCTTTAAG tACAAGTATCAAGTGAATGTGGATGGGACCGTGGCTGCTTATAGATATCCATATCTCATGCTTGGTGACAGTTTGGTTCTGAAGCAGGACTCACCATATTATGAACATTTCTATATGGCACTGAAGCCGTGGAAacattatattccaattaaaagaaatcttAGTGATCTACTAGAGAAAGTTGAATGGGCCAAG gAAAATGATGAAGAAGCCAAGAAGATTGCAAAAGAAGGACAACTGACTGCTAGGGATCTGCTACAGCCACACCGGCTTTACTGCTACTATTACAGGGTACTACAG AAATACGCTGAACGCCAGTTGAGCCAACCTGAAATACGTGATGGAATGGAACTTATTCCTCAGCCAGATGATAGTGCATCTTTGTGCCAATGCCACAGGAAAAGGCCTTTAAGACAAGAGCTTTAA
- the POGLUT3 gene encoding protein O-glucosyltransferase 3 isoform X4, with the protein MLIEVPKRFGDERGAIVHYTILNNHIYRRSLGKYTDFKMFSDEILLSLARKVLLPDLEFYVNLGDWPLEHRKVNETPGPLPIISWCGSLDSRDVILPTYDITHSTLEALRGVTNDLLSIQGNTGPSWINKTEKAFFRGRDSREERLQLVQLSKENPQLLDAGITGYFFFQEKEKELGKAKLIGFFDFFKYKYQVNVDGTVAAYRYPYLMLGDSLVLKQDSPYYEHFYMALKPWKHYIPIKRNLSDLLEKVEWAKENDEEAKKIAKEGQLTARDLLQPHRLYCYYYRVLQKYAERQLSQPEIRDGMELIPQPDDSASLCQCHRKRPLRQEL; encoded by the exons ATGCTAATTGAAGTTCCGAAAAGGTTTGGGGATGAGAGGGGTGCTATTGTTCATTACACGATTCTCAATAACCACATCTACCGACGATCTTTAGGAAAATACACAGACTTCAAAATGTTCTCAGATGAGATTTTGCTGTCACTGGCAAGAAAG gtccTTCTCCCAGATTTAGAATTTTATGTTAATCTTGGAGACTGGCCTTTAGAGCATCGAAAAGTCAATGAAACCCCTGGCCCTTTACCTATCATTTCATGGTGTGGCTCTCTGGATTCACGAGATGTTATCCTTCCAACATATGACATCACCCACTCCACGCTTGAAGCTTTGAGGGGTGTTACAAATGATCTCCTTTCTATTCAGGGAAATACAG GACCTTCCTGGATCAACAAAACAGAGAAAGCTTTCTTCAGAGGTAGAGATAGCCGAGAGGAGAGGCTCCAGTTGGTGCAGCTGTCCAAGGAAAACCCACAGCTGCTAGATGCAGGAATCACAGGATATTTCTTcttccaagagaaagaaaaggagctcGGAAAAGCTAAATTGATAGGTTTCTTTGACTTCTTTAAG tACAAGTATCAAGTGAATGTGGATGGGACCGTGGCTGCTTATAGATATCCATATCTCATGCTTGGTGACAGTTTGGTTCTGAAGCAGGACTCACCATATTATGAACATTTCTATATGGCACTGAAGCCGTGGAAacattatattccaattaaaagaaatcttAGTGATCTACTAGAGAAAGTTGAATGGGCCAAG gAAAATGATGAAGAAGCCAAGAAGATTGCAAAAGAAGGACAACTGACTGCTAGGGATCTGCTACAGCCACACCGGCTTTACTGCTACTATTACAGGGTACTACAG AAATACGCTGAACGCCAGTTGAGCCAACCTGAAATACGTGATGGAATGGAACTTATTCCTCAGCCAGATGATAGTGCATCTTTGTGCCAATGCCACAGGAAAAGGCCTTTAAGACAAGAGCTTTAA